From Coffea arabica cultivar ET-39 chromosome 10e, Coffea Arabica ET-39 HiFi, whole genome shotgun sequence, one genomic window encodes:
- the LOC113711101 gene encoding uncharacterized protein, with translation MVTSMRKLCPNLDKEDGLDTVLEVPIPEEMFTKMGSTAAHRWQNMRNLMKAQRLDKQSAYTTAASRNDHFTLLLKLVGSAFIPFQAQLDHAIILPIKDGSIEASTAKYIVQQYLAATGGHAVLNSINSMYAVGQVSMVTSDEPENCQNANAKPKRGCEVGGFVLWQKNPDLWYLELVVSGCNVSAGSDGKVAWSQSSSTSTASKGPPRPLRRFFQGLDPRSTANLFLKAVCIGEKRINDEDCFALKLETNLDILKAQSTPNTEIVHHTIWGYFNQRTGLLVKFEDTKLVRMKAAKGDDNVFYETSMESFLEDYRYVEGINIAHNGRTNATIYRYGSKLNRKWKIEETWRIEEIDFNICGLSLDCFLPPAEVKKEMEQEEQGMG, from the exons ATGGTAACTTCTATGAGGAAATTGTGTCCCAATCTTGACAAAGAAGATGGGCTTGATACGGTTTTGGAAGTGCCCATCCCGGAAGAAATGTTCACAAAGATGGGGAGCACTGCAGCCCACAGATGGCAGAATATGCGGAACCTGATGAAGGCTCAGCGATTGGATAAGCAGTCTGCATATACCACCGCTGCTTCAAGAAATGATCATTTCACGTTACTGTTAAAACTCGTTGGCTCAGCTTTCATTCCTTTCCAGGCTCAGCTTGACCACGCTATCATTTTGCCTATTAAGGATGGTTCCATC GAAGCTTCCACAGCAAAATATATTGTACAGCAATATTTAGCAGCAACTGGCGGCCATGCTGTGCTAAATTCAATCAATAGCATGTATGCTGTGGGGCAAGTGAGCATGGTCACGTCAGATGAGCCCGAGAATTGTCAAAACGCAAACGCTAAACCTAAGCGcggttgtgaagttggcggcttCGTTCTTTGGCAAAAGAACCCTGATCTTTGGTACCTTGAATTAGTTGTTTCTGGCTGCAATGTAAGTGCCGGAAGTGATGGGAAAGTGGCATGGAGTCAatcatcttcaacttcaactgcCTCAAAAGGTCCCCCAAGACCTCTTCGTAGATTCTTTCAG GGCTTGGATCCCAGATCAACAGCCAACTTATTCCTAAAGGCGGTTTGCATCGGAGAGAAGAGGATCAACGACGAAGATTGTTTTGCGCTCAAGCTGGAGACAAATTTAGACATCCTCAAGGCTCAAAGTACCCCGAACACAGAAATCGTCCACCACACAATCTGGGGATACTTTAACCAGCGGACAGGGCTTCTCGTTAAGTTCGAGGATACAAAGCTAGTGAGAATGAAGGCTGCAAAGGGGGATGATAACGTTTTCTACGAAACGAGCATGGAATCGTTCCTGGAAGATTATAGATATGTTGAAGGCATTAACATAGCACACAATGGAAGGACTAATGCAACAATTTATCGGTACGGGTCCAAATTGAATCGAAAATGGAAAATTGAGGAGACATGGAGGATTGAAGAGATTGACTTCAATATATGCGGTTTGTCCTTGGATTGTTTCTTGCCCCCTGCTGAGGTCAAGAAAGAGATGGAACAAGAAGAGCAAGGGATGGGATGA
- the LOC113711925 gene encoding uncharacterized protein: protein MQRRSCSNLHFINAIKGNLVSKLCNVNSCGKPALMFKKLNDIYNTGEMRTTSHSFLQSGSGLSSDRVKIESQCLPLAVRSLLEVHPARNEAVCSISDGETGNDSDDDIFVKMTLKQLKQKCKVKKRRRSVSVGLNPQHVHTKLEREDDESDLKVPLSSLKMKSPKAKKKCIRSSSESSELSVFKIKSEQGLDPESSVQFHGGLHSVTHVKTEVPEPELEGCQNSTPFVDETFTVNPTYESNIIEVINDGNSGRVECRRLEPDLDGEQYQSCALNQVSYDHLEYVEPLCVLVPSFEDLMDVSNQEERHHQFLDMPSSEFGREGQIEQPLETISHGKDQSSDVNGCSGSCHLHEFSVQSSKPVVQVPELVVDDSTGKKEPCYGGESCLLQGTLNKKLTTNQQIATLGSPHRTCSSSWGPHPCSSTEEELLSSQDGKTEEKQQLKGNIIDIVNNNLNSENHMGLLEHELSSDEEKKTPISTKVHSEREYSSWNQNCAFEETHSLSAPVPTPGRLLSTRKVVSPTSQERYCLAMNSTESSYGTDLQDCKENLCTSKQTEALPFCEGSDKHDNASKIPKGPVAVSRTKFILSPSQVKGKTKRERTSPPKGNLEGPRLSRSLPRVTTGCTSVQGCSESAIAFSRRQMHDIESLATKLMSELKSMKEIVEEKLLFEAYRNVSLKNDADEVKNAITNATKAEESARKWLSIMGRDCNRFCKIMSLTQKCTTPASADVVQRERKRISFADEAGGMLCHVKFFENGMASGNENQED from the exons ATGCAGAGGAGGAGCTGCAGCAATCTACATTTCATCAATGCTATAAAGGGCAATTTGGTTTCAAAACTCTGCAATGTTAATTCCTGTGGCAAGCCGGCCCTCATGTTCAAGAAATTAAATGACATTTACAACACTGGAGAGATGAGAACTACTTCACACAGTTTTCTGCAGTCAGGTTCAGGGCTTAGCAGTGACAGGGTCAAGATTGAGAGCCAATGTCTGCCACTGGCAGTCCGAAGTTTGCTGGAGGTTCACCCTGCAAGAAATGAAGCTGTTTGCTCTATCAGTGATGGTGAAACTGGCAATGATTCAGATGACgatatttttgtaaaaatgaCACTGAAACAACTTAAGCAGAAGTGCAAAGTGAAGAAGAGAAGACGTTCCGTTTCTGTTGGTTTGAATCCTCAACATGTTCACACAAAACTGGAGCGGGAGGATGATGAATCTGACCTCAAGGTCCCCCTAAGTAGCTTGAAAATGAAGTCTCCAAAGGCTAAAAAAAAGTGTATAAGAAGTAGTTCCGAATCTTCTGAACTTTCTGTTTTTAAAATAAAGTCTGAACAAGGTCTGGATCCTGAAAGTTCAGTGCAATTTCATGGGGGTTTGCATTCAGTCACTCATGTTAAGACAGAGGTTCCAGAACCTGAACTTGAAGGATGCCAAAACAGTACCCCCTTTGTTGATGAAACCTTCACTGTCAATCCCACTTATGAATCAAACATCATTGAAGTTATAAATGATGGAAACAGTGGGAGAGTTGAATGCCGAAGGTTGGAGCCAGATCTAGATGGAGAACAATACCAAAGCTGTGCTCTTAATCAAGTTTCCTATGACCATCTGGAGTATGTTGAGCCTCTTTGTGTTCTCGTACCCAGTTTTGAAGATCTTATGGATGTGAGCAATCAAGAGGAAAGGCACCATCAGTTTCTGGATATGCCTAGTTCAGAATTTGGGAGAGAGGGACAGATAGAGCAGCCTCTCGAAACAATTTCGCATGGCAAAGAtcaaagttcagatgtgaatggtTGCTCCGGAAGTTGTCATCTGCATGAGTTCTCAGTGCAGAGCAGTAAGCCTGTAGTTCAAGTTCCTGAATTGGTGGTTGACGATAGCACTGGCAAAAAGGAACCTTGCTACGGTGGTGAGTCTTGCCTGTTACAGGGTACATTAAACAAGAAATTGACTACAAATCAGCAAATTGCTACATTAGGTAGCCCTCATAGAACTTGTAGCTCATCTTGGGGGCCCCATCCCTGCTCAAGTACTGAAGAGGAGTTACTTTCCTCACAAGATGGTAAAACTGAGGAAAAGCAACAACTGAAAGGTAACATCATTGATATAGTAAACAACAATTTGAATAGCGAGAATCATATGGGTTTATTGGAACATGAGTTATCTTCTGATGAGGAGAAGAAAACTCCAATATCTACAAAAGTTCATTCAGAAAGGGAATACTCTTCATGGAACCAAAACTGTGCTTTTGAGGAAACGCACTCACTGTCAGCACCGGTTCCAACTCCTGGGAGACTACTTTCAACACGGAAG GTCGTCTCTCCTACATCTCAAGAACGCTACTGTCTAGCTATGAATTCCACAGAATCAAGTTATGGTACAGACCTTCAGG ATTGCAAGGAGAACCTATGCACTTCAAAGCAAACTGAAGCCTTGCCCTTTTGTGAGGGATCAGATAAGCATGATAATGCATCTAAAATCCCCAAGGGACCGGTTGCAGTTAGTAGGACAAAATTCATCTTAAGCCCCTCACAggtaaaaggaaaaacaaaacgtGAGAGAACCTCTCCACCTAAAGGCaatcttgaaggtcctcgtctTTCTCGTTCCCTACCTAGAGTTACCACTGGATGCACTTCAGTTCAAGGTTGTTCTGAAAGTGCTATTGCTTTTTCACGGAGGCAGATGCATGACATTGAGTCTCTTGCAACGAAGCTCATGAGTGAGTTGAAGTCCATGAAGGaaattgttgaagaaaaattgcTCTTTGAGGCATACCGAAATGTCTCCTTAAAGAATGATGCTGATGAG GTAAAAAATGCCATCACAAATGCAACAAAAGCTGAAGAATCAGCAAGGAAGTGGTTATCCATTATGGGAAGGGACTGTAATCGTTTCTGTAAGATCATG AGTTTGACACAAAAATGTACCACTCCTGCTTCTGCTGACGTGGTTCAGAGGGAGAGGAAAAGGATTTCGTTTGCTGATGAAGCTGGTGGCATGCTCTGTCATGTGAAGTTTTTTGAGAATGGCATGGCTTCCGGTAACGAAAATCAGGAAGATTGA